The bacterium genome contains a region encoding:
- a CDS encoding BamA/TamA family outer membrane protein, producing the protein MWARFKLCLRVGTVLVCLAGVSAPGQAARVLSVELRGDVAGRRMQGLIELLAVEPGGDLAFEDLRKSLRNLQASGLVGRAEASLVREAGGVRVVFSIFSRVQAAAVEIVGNDCLRDSQLRGALAQRPQTPLSESRVVRGVYRLQDLLSENGFRDRQVVLDVEIDEAEKLASVSYHVSCGEPTLVEKVSFVGSLGAFDSSELLGRLRMTAGRRFQRTKLTDERERLESWLGRQGYLSAEVGPPNEARDLEPRSVALEYPVKMGPKLDLRVLGFDDEVLRKRGLLQELEQERFDEALLLQTVGRIRSDFQGRGHYRARVTGEVVDLEERRQVNLLIQPGPTFSVKSLEFSGNELVPTSELVQRMASSTARTFSPGSGRLVDEVLEEDLSNLRSYYALQGLGGAEIGPARVTVSESAGALDVSIPIVEGPRRQVVEVTFEGITGFDPTARTFAIAAGGPFHPRRLEDTVAEIRALCEDLGYLSAQVSSGVTWDPTRSLASVVIQVLEGPRVTVDRVIFRGQAKTHTEVVRRSVGLESGDPVSRRQLLAGQRELYRLGIFSRVEVRLAPAMPFAPSRDILVRLEEGRPQRGSLGVGYDSEDGIRTLLGYSHGNLFGRAVATRFDLRLSQRERQARLLFRQPYLGGFRAPITYSIFGVEEQEESFDSERRGIQVDTEIAKGSTKFGALLTVKQVRVLDPDPALEAIEIDRNLQEVDIISLTPRFLIDRRNDPLVPTRGWTAGLQAEYAFSAFSASAEFLKLFGQQTAYIDLGRLGVVAGSLRVGALEPLGDLSALDPTVPGGLESANIPISERFFAGGRTTHRAYRRDLLGVPGESVLVVTSDDGGVRRVPIGGNGLLLANLDYRFPIAGAVGGTVFVDAGNVFGNWDTIDPEELEYGAGVGLRYLSPIGPLRLEVGWKLEKEPDQSGAVVFLSFGNPF; encoded by the coding sequence ATGTGGGCGCGATTCAAGCTCTGCCTCCGGGTCGGCACGGTGCTCGTCTGCCTGGCCGGCGTTTCGGCGCCGGGGCAGGCAGCGAGGGTGCTGAGTGTCGAGCTGCGTGGCGACGTGGCGGGGAGACGAATGCAGGGGCTGATCGAGCTTCTCGCGGTCGAGCCTGGCGGCGACCTGGCGTTCGAGGACCTGCGCAAGAGCTTGCGGAATCTGCAGGCTTCGGGGCTGGTTGGCCGTGCCGAGGCGTCGCTGGTTCGAGAGGCTGGCGGTGTTCGCGTCGTCTTCAGTATTTTCTCGAGAGTTCAGGCTGCCGCGGTCGAAATCGTCGGCAATGATTGCCTGCGCGACTCGCAGCTGCGCGGAGCCCTGGCGCAGAGGCCGCAGACGCCTCTGAGCGAGAGTCGCGTCGTTCGAGGCGTCTATCGGCTGCAGGATCTTCTCAGCGAGAACGGGTTTCGCGACCGTCAAGTCGTCCTCGACGTCGAGATCGATGAGGCCGAGAAGCTCGCAAGTGTCTCGTATCACGTCAGCTGCGGCGAGCCGACGCTGGTCGAGAAGGTCTCTTTTGTCGGCAGTCTCGGTGCCTTCGACAGCAGCGAGCTGCTCGGGCGTCTGCGAATGACCGCCGGTAGGAGGTTCCAGCGCACCAAGCTGACCGACGAGAGAGAGCGTCTGGAGAGCTGGTTGGGCCGGCAGGGTTACCTGTCTGCCGAGGTCGGGCCCCCGAACGAGGCCCGCGATCTCGAGCCGCGCTCCGTGGCGCTCGAGTATCCGGTCAAGATGGGACCGAAGCTCGATCTGCGGGTACTGGGCTTCGATGACGAGGTGCTGCGCAAACGTGGCCTGCTCCAGGAGCTCGAGCAGGAGCGCTTCGATGAAGCCCTGCTTCTACAAACGGTCGGCCGGATCCGGAGTGATTTCCAGGGGCGTGGGCACTATCGAGCGCGGGTAACGGGGGAGGTCGTCGATCTCGAGGAGCGCCGGCAAGTCAACCTGTTGATCCAACCCGGCCCAACCTTCAGCGTGAAGAGCCTGGAGTTTTCCGGTAACGAACTGGTGCCGACCTCGGAGCTGGTCCAGAGAATGGCCAGCTCCACGGCGCGGACGTTCTCGCCCGGAAGTGGGCGCCTGGTGGACGAGGTCCTCGAAGAGGATCTGAGCAATCTGCGTTCGTACTACGCCCTGCAAGGGCTTGGCGGGGCAGAGATCGGCCCAGCTCGAGTTACGGTATCCGAAAGTGCGGGCGCGCTCGACGTATCGATCCCGATCGTCGAGGGGCCCAGAAGGCAGGTTGTCGAGGTGACCTTCGAGGGCATTACGGGCTTCGACCCGACCGCCCGAACGTTCGCGATCGCCGCGGGAGGCCCATTTCATCCGCGGCGCCTGGAGGACACGGTCGCCGAGATACGAGCTCTATGTGAAGACCTCGGCTATCTGTCAGCGCAGGTTTCCTCCGGCGTGACCTGGGATCCGACGCGTTCGTTGGCTTCGGTCGTGATTCAGGTGCTGGAGGGTCCCAGGGTCACCGTGGACCGCGTCATTTTTCGAGGCCAGGCCAAGACCCACACCGAGGTCGTTCGCAGGAGCGTAGGACTCGAGTCCGGCGATCCGGTCAGTCGGCGACAGCTGCTGGCAGGGCAGCGGGAGCTCTACCGGCTGGGGATCTTCTCGCGAGTGGAAGTGCGCTTGGCGCCGGCCATGCCTTTTGCACCCAGCCGCGACATCCTGGTCCGGCTCGAAGAGGGTCGGCCCCAGAGGGGAAGCCTGGGTGTCGGCTACGACTCCGAAGACGGGATCCGCACGCTTCTCGGGTATTCGCACGGCAACCTGTTCGGACGTGCGGTCGCGACGCGTTTCGATCTTCGCCTGAGCCAGCGGGAGCGGCAAGCTCGTCTTCTCTTTCGCCAGCCCTATCTAGGCGGGTTTAGAGCGCCGATCACCTATTCCATCTTCGGAGTCGAGGAGCAGGAGGAGAGCTTCGATTCGGAGCGCCGCGGGATCCAGGTCGACACGGAGATCGCGAAGGGCAGCACGAAATTCGGGGCGCTACTTACGGTGAAGCAGGTTCGGGTCCTCGACCCGGATCCGGCGCTCGAAGCGATCGAGATCGACCGGAACCTCCAGGAGGTCGACATCATCAGTCTGACCCCGCGATTCTTGATTGATCGGCGCAACGATCCCCTGGTTCCGACCCGCGGTTGGACCGCGGGATTGCAGGCCGAGTACGCCTTCTCGGCTTTCAGCGCAAGCGCCGAGTTCCTGAAGCTCTTTGGGCAGCAGACGGCTTACATCGACCTCGGCCGACTGGGAGTGGTCGCCGGGAGTCTGCGCGTCGGCGCCCTCGAGCCGCTCGGAGATCTCTCGGCGCTGGACCCGACCGTTCCCGGTGGACTCGAATCGGCCAACATCCCGATTTCCGAGCGCTTCTTCGCCGGCGGTCGAACGACCCATCGGGCGTATCGTCGGGATCTTCTCGGAGTGCCGGGAGAGAGTGTTCTTGTGGTGACCTCGGACGACGGCGGTGTGCGCCGGGTGCCGATCGGCGGCAACGGGCTCTTACTGGCGAACCTCGACTACCGGTTCCCAATCGCCGGTGCGGTGGGCGGCACGGTGTTCGTCGACGCCGGCAACGTCTTCGGGAACTGGGACACCATCGATCCGGAAGAGCTCGAGTACGGTGCGGGCGTGGGACTGCGGTACCTGTCCCCGATCGGGCCCCTGCGTCTGGAGGTGGGCTGGAAGCTCGAGAAAGAGCCGGATCAGAGTGGGGCGGTGGTGTTTCTCAGTTTCGGCAACCCATTCTGA